In Paenibacillus sonchi, a single genomic region encodes these proteins:
- a CDS encoding sensor histidine kinase, producing MKFRRSIRYKLSMFLMVAILLPITASILISYFYTKHSLREDAIRENSSTVRQGTTSLSNLLSGMNSISLYVYNNIQMPNSLYNILIRGYSDFLVEINIYSGLHAIEQSAKDIQQVYLYSDLTDQSWLLINGYLKRAAGNAGLDGHFLQPVDKNDPYLEPTHQSHNYGMEEFPYSPSNTVFTIHRPIYRAPLKERVGIVSIDFKLDGFRNIMNMLYDKGEENIYLLDDTGTVIYASEESRIGQKPSYAWLEHARYSYGSGHFYWHENGGFQGIVVFERFELFGRTWIVAKQIPDSYLYNNASRVLRMNVLVLISFLVISIAATLYVSLKLTTPIKKLTESIRRIKLGKLQFDVDSERSDEVGVLGSAIKNMVDTIDNLIMRELRLELANKDNQLKALQAQINPHFIFNTLQSIGSVALHNKVPKIYELTSSLGLMMHYTMNTEESVVPLAKEIAHVEAYLELQKQRFKERLHCSIDIAEPSALELLVPKMILQPLVENCFKHGFETMQNAEIEIKLESGEDGLTLSIRDNGLGITPENLERLKQRMKREASGGTVGAVSV from the coding sequence ATGAAATTCCGCCGCAGCATCCGCTATAAGTTGAGCATGTTTCTGATGGTCGCTATCCTCCTGCCGATCACCGCATCTATCCTGATTTCCTACTTCTATACCAAGCACTCGTTAAGAGAAGACGCTATCCGGGAAAATTCAAGCACGGTACGACAAGGGACTACGAGCTTGAGCAATCTGCTCAGCGGGATGAACAGCATTTCCCTGTACGTATATAACAATATTCAAATGCCAAATAGCCTCTATAATATCCTGATTCGGGGCTATAGCGATTTTTTGGTCGAGATTAATATTTACTCCGGTCTTCATGCCATTGAACAGTCGGCCAAGGATATTCAGCAGGTATATCTCTACTCCGACCTGACCGATCAATCCTGGCTGCTGATCAACGGCTATCTGAAGCGGGCGGCGGGCAACGCCGGTCTTGACGGCCACTTCCTTCAGCCCGTGGACAAAAATGATCCCTATCTGGAGCCGACCCACCAATCGCATAATTACGGCATGGAGGAATTCCCCTACAGCCCGTCCAACACGGTTTTTACCATTCATCGTCCGATCTATCGCGCGCCGCTTAAAGAGAGGGTCGGCATAGTATCCATCGACTTCAAGCTTGACGGCTTTCGTAATATCATGAACATGCTTTATGACAAGGGAGAAGAAAACATCTATCTGCTGGATGATACCGGTACCGTCATTTATGCCTCCGAGGAAAGCCGGATTGGGCAAAAACCGTCCTATGCCTGGCTGGAGCATGCCCGCTACAGCTATGGCTCCGGCCATTTTTACTGGCATGAGAACGGCGGCTTCCAAGGGATTGTCGTATTCGAGAGATTTGAGCTGTTCGGGCGGACCTGGATTGTAGCCAAGCAGATTCCAGACAGCTATCTATACAACAACGCGTCACGCGTGCTTCGTATGAATGTGCTTGTCCTGATAAGCTTTCTGGTCATTTCGATTGCGGCAACGCTGTACGTGTCGCTTAAGCTAACCACCCCGATCAAGAAATTGACCGAGTCGATCCGGCGGATCAAATTGGGGAAACTGCAGTTTGATGTGGATTCGGAACGCAGCGATGAGGTCGGTGTTCTTGGCAGCGCGATCAAGAATATGGTCGATACGATCGACAATCTGATCATGCGAGAACTCCGGCTGGAGCTTGCCAACAAGGATAACCAGCTGAAGGCGCTTCAGGCTCAGATCAATCCGCATTTTATCTTTAATACATTGCAGTCCATCGGATCTGTGGCCTTGCACAACAAGGTGCCCAAGATTTATGAGCTGACCTCCTCGCTCGGGCTAATGATGCACTACACTATGAATACCGAGGAGTCCGTTGTCCCTCTTGCCAAAGAGATTGCTCATGTGGAGGCCTATCTGGAACTGCAGAAGCAGCGGTTCAAGGAACGCCTGCACTGCTCCATTGACATTGCCGAACCTTCCGCTCTGGAACTGCTTGTACCCAAAATGATCCTGCAGCCTCTTGTAGAAAACTGCTTCAAGCATGGTTTTGAAACGATGCAAAATGCCGAAATAGAGATTAAGCTGGAAAGCGGCGAAGATGGGCTGACTCTTTCAATCCGAGATAACGGGCTTGGCATTACACCGGAGAACCTGGAGCGGTTGAAGCAGCGCATGAAGCGAGAAGCTTCCGGAGGTACGGTGGGGGCAGTATCGGTCTGA